A window from Primulina huaijiensis isolate GDHJ02 chromosome 13, ASM1229523v2, whole genome shotgun sequence encodes these proteins:
- the LOC140991466 gene encoding nucleotide-sugar uncharacterized transporter 2-like isoform X2 codes for MFSKLRSLTGAKRPQQSLLGPTIALTFNFLVSVSIILMNKLVIIKVGFNYPIFLTFIHYFFSWVIMVLLKALSILSLSSPPKSTKYFSLLSLGIVMSLSTGLANVSLKYNSVGFYQMAKIAVTPAIVLAEFVLFGKRISARKVFALTVVSVGVSVATVTDIQFHFFGACIALAWIVPSAVNKILWSNLQQQENWNALALMWKTTPITLFFLLMLMPSLDPPGVLSFDWSLHNSAAIGASAFLGFLLQWSGALALGATSATTHVVLGQFKTCVILLGGFHLFGSNPGSTSILGAATALVGMSFYTYLNLNSRHQSATKISSRQSSVLPISKSKIGKENGENHHGDGGEEHV; via the exons ATGTTTAGTAAATTGCGGTCACTTACTGGGGCGAAGCGACCGCAACAATCTTTATTGGGGCCCACCATTGCACTTACCTTTAATTTCTTGGTTTCTGTCAGTATAATCTTAATGAATAAATTG GTTATCATAAAAGTTGGATTTAATTATCCTATTTTCTTGACTTTTATTCATTATTTCTTTAGTTGGGTGATAATGGTTCTTTTAAAAGCTCTGTCCATACTCTCTTTATCTTCTCCGCCAAagtcaacaaaatatttttcattgttgtcTCTTGGTATTGTTATGTCTCTCTCTACCGGTCTTGCCAATGTTAGCTTAAAATATAATAG TGTTGGATTTTATCAGATGGCTAAAATTGCAGTTACACCAGCAATTGTTTTAGCAGAGTTCGTGCTATTCGGGAAAAGAATCTCAGCAAGGAAG GTGTTTGCTCTTACTGTCGTATCAGTTGGTGTTTCTGTGGCTACAGTAACTGATATTCAGTTTCATTTCTTCGGTGCTTGCATAGCACTAGCTTGGATTGTGCCAAGTGCAGTTAATAAAATATTGTGGTCTAATCTTCAACAACAAGAAAACTGGAATGCCCTAGC GCTGATGTGGAAGACCACACCGATTACTTTGTTTTTCTTGCTGATGTTAATGCCATCACTGGACCCTCCTGGTGTCCTGTCATTTGATTGGAGCCTTCATAACTCTGCTGCCATTGGTGCTTCAGCTTTTCTTGGCTTCTTGCTTCAATGGTCTGGTGCTCTAGCACTCGG GGCAACTTCTGCTACGACCCACGTCGTTCTTGGACAGTTCAAAACATGTGTCATACTTCTTGGAGGGTTTCATCTTTTCGGTTCAAATCCTGGATCAACGAGCATTCTTGGAGCCGCCACGGCACTCGTTGGCATGTCTTTCTACACGTACCTCAACTTGAATTCACGGCACCAATCGGCAACCAAAATTTCTTCGAGGCAATCATCGGTATTACCAATATCAAAATCGAAGATTGGAAAAGAAAATGGTGAGAACCACCATGGAGATGGTGGAGAGGAGCATGTGTGA
- the LOC140990830 gene encoding homeobox-leucine zipper protein HOX15-like, translated as MEETDVSSNVKLGLDLGLSLTKYEPAKMDNSKKNKRVFFLDLSIPLHRSTDLDDHHAGYSSSSCIGFMQEDKKQTKKNGIFEGCKDDDMNYSKNCSRKKLRLSKDQITLLEDSFGQHSTLTLAQKQALAEKLNLKPRQVEVWFQNRRARTKLKQTEIDCEVLKKKFERLSEENRRLHNQLLELRSPQPTSAAATAPSLQHLFYQMPKESAIHRTCSSCEKILKSRGGKKTKAAAAVDAPQK; from the exons ATGGAGGAAACGGATGTGTCTTCCAACGTGAAGCTCGGGCTCGATTTGGGACTCAGTTTAACAAAATACGAGCCGGCTAAAATGGATAATTCGAAGAAAAATAAGAGggtattttttcttgatctttcaATCCCACTCCATCGAAGTACTGATCTTGATGATCATCATGCTGGGTACTCGAGCTCGAGCTGTATCGGATTCATGCAAGAAGATAAAAAACAAACGAAAAAGAATGGTATTTTCGAAGGTTGCAAGGATGATGATATGAACTATTCCAAGAATTGTAGCAGGAAAAAACTGAGGCTCAGTAAAGATCAAATTACTTTGCTTGAAGATAGTTTCGGACAACATTCTACTCTCACTTTG GCTCAGAAACAAGCACTTGCAGAAAAGTTAAACCTAAAACCTAGGCAGGTAGAAGTTTGGTTTCAAAACCGAAGAGCAAG GACCAAACTGAAGCAAACTGAGATAGATTGTGAagtcttgaagaagaaattcgAAAGATTAAGCGAGGAGAATAGGCGTTTGCATAACCAGTTGTTAGAATTGCGCTCTCCACAGCCCACATCGGCAGCGGCAACAGCTCCATCACTACAGCACTTATTCTATCAAATGCCGAAAGAGTCAGCTATTCACAGAACGTGCTCCTCGTGCGAGAAAATTCTGAAGAGTCGCGGTGGAAAGAAGACGAAGGCGGCGGCGGCCGTAGACGCACCACAGAAATGA
- the LOC140991466 gene encoding nucleotide-sugar uncharacterized transporter 2-like isoform X1, protein MLGFFVRKDIRKILKRKDSDAGERGRALEELRASMFSKLRSLTGAKRPQQSLLGPTIALTFNFLVSVSIILMNKLVIIKVGFNYPIFLTFIHYFFSWVIMVLLKALSILSLSSPPKSTKYFSLLSLGIVMSLSTGLANVSLKYNSVGFYQMAKIAVTPAIVLAEFVLFGKRISARKVFALTVVSVGVSVATVTDIQFHFFGACIALAWIVPSAVNKILWSNLQQQENWNALALMWKTTPITLFFLLMLMPSLDPPGVLSFDWSLHNSAAIGASAFLGFLLQWSGALALGATSATTHVVLGQFKTCVILLGGFHLFGSNPGSTSILGAATALVGMSFYTYLNLNSRHQSATKISSRQSSVLPISKSKIGKENGENHHGDGGEEHV, encoded by the exons atgttgggtTTTTTCGTTAGAAAAGATATAAGGAAAATTCTTAAGAGAAAGGATAGCGATGCTGGAGAAAGAG GTAGAGCCCTGGAGGAGTTACGGGCTTCCATGTTTAGTAAATTGCGGTCACTTACTGGGGCGAAGCGACCGCAACAATCTTTATTGGGGCCCACCATTGCACTTACCTTTAATTTCTTGGTTTCTGTCAGTATAATCTTAATGAATAAATTG GTTATCATAAAAGTTGGATTTAATTATCCTATTTTCTTGACTTTTATTCATTATTTCTTTAGTTGGGTGATAATGGTTCTTTTAAAAGCTCTGTCCATACTCTCTTTATCTTCTCCGCCAAagtcaacaaaatatttttcattgttgtcTCTTGGTATTGTTATGTCTCTCTCTACCGGTCTTGCCAATGTTAGCTTAAAATATAATAG TGTTGGATTTTATCAGATGGCTAAAATTGCAGTTACACCAGCAATTGTTTTAGCAGAGTTCGTGCTATTCGGGAAAAGAATCTCAGCAAGGAAG GTGTTTGCTCTTACTGTCGTATCAGTTGGTGTTTCTGTGGCTACAGTAACTGATATTCAGTTTCATTTCTTCGGTGCTTGCATAGCACTAGCTTGGATTGTGCCAAGTGCAGTTAATAAAATATTGTGGTCTAATCTTCAACAACAAGAAAACTGGAATGCCCTAGC GCTGATGTGGAAGACCACACCGATTACTTTGTTTTTCTTGCTGATGTTAATGCCATCACTGGACCCTCCTGGTGTCCTGTCATTTGATTGGAGCCTTCATAACTCTGCTGCCATTGGTGCTTCAGCTTTTCTTGGCTTCTTGCTTCAATGGTCTGGTGCTCTAGCACTCGG GGCAACTTCTGCTACGACCCACGTCGTTCTTGGACAGTTCAAAACATGTGTCATACTTCTTGGAGGGTTTCATCTTTTCGGTTCAAATCCTGGATCAACGAGCATTCTTGGAGCCGCCACGGCACTCGTTGGCATGTCTTTCTACACGTACCTCAACTTGAATTCACGGCACCAATCGGCAACCAAAATTTCTTCGAGGCAATCATCGGTATTACCAATATCAAAATCGAAGATTGGAAAAGAAAATGGTGAGAACCACCATGGAGATGGTGGAGAGGAGCATGTGTGA
- the LOC140991466 gene encoding nucleotide-sugar uncharacterized transporter 2-like isoform X3: protein MLGFFVRKDIRKILKRKDSDAGERGRALEELRASMFSKLRSLTGAKRPQQSLLGPTIALTFNFLVSVSIILMNKLVIIKVGFNYPIFLTFIHYFFSWVIMVLLKALSILSLSSPPKSTKYFSLLSLGIVMSLSTGLANVSLKYNSYTSNCFSRVRAIREKNLSKEALAWIVPSAVNKILWSNLQQQENWNALALMWKTTPITLFFLLMLMPSLDPPGVLSFDWSLHNSAAIGASAFLGFLLQWSGALALGATSATTHVVLGQFKTCVILLGGFHLFGSNPGSTSILGAATALVGMSFYTYLNLNSRHQSATKISSRQSSVLPISKSKIGKENGENHHGDGGEEHV from the exons atgttgggtTTTTTCGTTAGAAAAGATATAAGGAAAATTCTTAAGAGAAAGGATAGCGATGCTGGAGAAAGAG GTAGAGCCCTGGAGGAGTTACGGGCTTCCATGTTTAGTAAATTGCGGTCACTTACTGGGGCGAAGCGACCGCAACAATCTTTATTGGGGCCCACCATTGCACTTACCTTTAATTTCTTGGTTTCTGTCAGTATAATCTTAATGAATAAATTG GTTATCATAAAAGTTGGATTTAATTATCCTATTTTCTTGACTTTTATTCATTATTTCTTTAGTTGGGTGATAATGGTTCTTTTAAAAGCTCTGTCCATACTCTCTTTATCTTCTCCGCCAAagtcaacaaaatatttttcattgttgtcTCTTGGTATTGTTATGTCTCTCTCTACCGGTCTTGCCAATGTTAGCTTAAAATATAATAG TTACACCAGCAATTGTTTTAGCAGAGTTCGTGCTATTCGGGAAAAGAATCTCAGCAAGGAAG CACTAGCTTGGATTGTGCCAAGTGCAGTTAATAAAATATTGTGGTCTAATCTTCAACAACAAGAAAACTGGAATGCCCTAGC GCTGATGTGGAAGACCACACCGATTACTTTGTTTTTCTTGCTGATGTTAATGCCATCACTGGACCCTCCTGGTGTCCTGTCATTTGATTGGAGCCTTCATAACTCTGCTGCCATTGGTGCTTCAGCTTTTCTTGGCTTCTTGCTTCAATGGTCTGGTGCTCTAGCACTCGG GGCAACTTCTGCTACGACCCACGTCGTTCTTGGACAGTTCAAAACATGTGTCATACTTCTTGGAGGGTTTCATCTTTTCGGTTCAAATCCTGGATCAACGAGCATTCTTGGAGCCGCCACGGCACTCGTTGGCATGTCTTTCTACACGTACCTCAACTTGAATTCACGGCACCAATCGGCAACCAAAATTTCTTCGAGGCAATCATCGGTATTACCAATATCAAAATCGAAGATTGGAAAAGAAAATGGTGAGAACCACCATGGAGATGGTGGAGAGGAGCATGTGTGA
- the LOC140956374 gene encoding protein trichome birefringence-like 5, which translates to MATSSTFAFPLRRNRYALSFVSLLLLLFLCLFVFSRRALESRSSLYGEVLSQTPVASLHLPLRSTAFHEKFGEIKQPISSRSNLDDIVDENTPFSSRISDSGFEEGSNEATTVLASSESGFNGETGQENTVPVISEEPRSQDVLEGNSEKPILSNEKTTVPVSSNSNPEETVESNTEGERFISNAVVEHLKNCDIYKGKWVKDEDYPLYRPGSCPYVDEAFDCQSNGRLDSEYLKWRWKPDECDLPRFNATDFLVRMNGRRLMLVGDSMNRNQFESLLCLLRDGLPDKDKMYEVHGYKITKGRGYYIFKFEDYNCTVEFVRSHFLVREGIRVNGQGNSNPTLSIDRIDKTAKRWKRADILVFNTGHWWTHGKTSRGKNYYKEDDYVYPRFDAVKAYRRAIETWAKWIKENVSQKKLVFYRGYSSAHFRGGDWDSGGTCNGETEPVTRGAILDSYPLKMKILEEVINEIQVPVVLLNVSRLTNFRKDGHPSVYGKNVTGQRKVSTRRQDCSHWCLPGVPDAWNELIYTTLVARQTLSNTLY; encoded by the exons ATGGCAACTTCCTCCACCTTTGCATTTCCTCTTAGAAGAAACCGCTATGCACTCTCCTTTGTTTCGCTATTACTTCTTCTTTTCCTCTGTCTGTTCGTCTTCAGCAGAAGAGCCCTTGAATCCAGATCATCTCTTTACGGAGAAGTTCTCTCCCAAACTCCTGTTGCTTCCCTTCATCTTCCACTTCGATCCACTGCATTCCATGAGAAATTTGGTGAAATAAAGCAACCCATTTCATCAAGATCCAATCTTGACGACATTGTCGATGAAAACACGCCATTTTCTTCCAGAATTTCCGACTCTGGATTTGAAGAAGGAAGCAATGAAGCAACTACAGTGCTAGCTTCGTCAGAATCTGGTTTTAATGGTGAAACTGGCCAGGAAAATACAGTGCCTGTTATTTCAGAGGAACCTCGATCTCAAGATGTTTTAGAAGGAAATTCTGAAAAGCCCATTTTGTCAAATGAGAAAACAACGGTGCCCGTTTCATCAAATTCTAATCCGGAGGAGACCGTTGAATCTAACACTGAAGGTGAACGATTCATTAGCAATGCAGTGGTGGAACATTTGAAAAATTGTGATATATACAAGGGAAAATGGGTCAAAGATGAAGATTATCCACTTTACAGGCCAGGGTCTTGCCCTTATGTTGATGAAGCTTTTGATTGCCAGAGCAACGGAAGGCTTGATTCTGAGTATCTAAAATGGAGATGGAAGCCTGATGAATGTGATCTTCCGAG ATTCAATGCAACAGACTTCTTGGTGAGAATGAATGGACGGAGGCTAATGCTAGTAGGAGACTCTATGAACCGGAACCAGTTCGAATCACTCCTTTGTCTGCTACGTGATGGGCTTCCCGACAAGGACAAAATGTACGAGGTTCATGGTTACAAGATAACAAAAGGAAGAGgctattatattttcaaatttgag GATTACAATTGTACGGTTGAATTTGTGCGCTCACACTTCCTTGTCCGGGAAGGAATTCGTGTCAATGGACAAGGAAATTCAAATCCAACTTTATCAATAGACCGAATCGACAAGACTGCCAAACGTTGGAAGAGAGCTGACATTCTTGTGTTTAATACTGGGCACTGGTGGACCCATGGAAAGACTTCGAGAGG GAAAAACTACTATAAAGAAGATGATTACGTCTATCCTCGTTTTGATGCTGTTAAAGCGTATAGAAGAGCCATCGAGACCTGGGCTAAGTGGATCAAAGAAAATGTCAGCCAAAAGAAGCTGGTGTTCTATCGTGGGTACTCATCTGCTCATTTCAG AGGCGGAGACTGGGATTCTGGTGGAACATGCAATGGTGAGACTGAACCTGTAACTCGCGGAGCCATTCTCGATAGTTATCCTCTGAAGATGAAGATTTTGGAAGAAGTCATCAACGAAATTCAAGTGCCGGTAGTTCTGCTAAACGTCTCACGTTTGACTAATTTTCGTAAAGATGGGCACCCTTCCGTTTACGGCAAAAATGTGACTGGTCAGAGGAAGGTCTCTACGAGAAGGCAAGATTGCAGTCATTGGTGTCTACCGGGAGTACCCGACGCCTGGAACGAGCTAATATACACCACATTGGTTGCTCGTCAAACGCTTTCGAATACCCTATATTGA